From a single Methanomicrobium sp. W14 genomic region:
- a CDS encoding MATE family efflux transporter codes for MTDSNSGINNTETDSNSLNDNVRGATKRVSILTGDPKKAIIKLSGPMIVAMLLFSVYNLVDAIWVAGISPDALAAVGFIMPVFMILTGLGNGIGAGVTSAISRFIGAESKSEADNGAVHSFILAIILSIVLTIPFVFFIEPIVAAMQAGTATGLAAIYGQIVFSGTILFFFSSIGYAVLRAEGDTKRTMYAMTISAVLNMVLDPVMIYWMNMGIAGAAWATLISIAMVNLILLYWFFVKKDTYVSVKWKAFNYKWSILKDILGVGIPASLEFMLMAIVLLLVNFILVDVSGTDAVAVYTGGWRVVMFAVIPVISIGMAVVSVVGANYGAGNYENIKLALNYSLKIGVIIGICTSAFTWYFAPQITAVFTYSSESAYLVPSFIAFLQTMFIFYPFVAPGIMSSSVFQGTGHGVTSFVINLFRNLVFIALFAYILGEVVGLGEHGVWYGIVLGDICGGILAYTWASLYLRVLLKHEKETRAVST; via the coding sequence ATGACAGACAGCAATTCAGGCATCAATAATACAGAAACAGATAGCAATAGTTTAAATGACAATGTGCGGGGCGCTACGAAAAGAGTTTCAATTCTTACCGGGGACCCTAAAAAAGCTATAATCAAACTTTCCGGACCTATGATTGTTGCAATGCTTCTTTTCTCGGTTTATAATCTTGTGGATGCAATATGGGTCGCCGGAATAAGTCCTGATGCACTTGCGGCTGTTGGCTTTATCATGCCTGTTTTTATGATACTGACAGGTCTGGGGAACGGTATCGGAGCCGGTGTAACTTCGGCCATTTCAAGATTTATCGGGGCTGAAAGCAAGTCTGAGGCTGACAACGGAGCTGTTCATTCGTTTATTCTGGCGATAATTTTATCGATAGTTCTTACGATACCTTTCGTTTTTTTCATTGAGCCAATAGTTGCAGCCATGCAGGCAGGAACTGCAACCGGGCTTGCTGCTATATACGGCCAGATTGTCTTTTCAGGGACGATTCTTTTCTTTTTTTCAAGCATTGGTTATGCAGTCCTGAGAGCGGAGGGCGACACAAAGCGTACAATGTATGCCATGACGATTTCAGCGGTTCTCAATATGGTTCTTGACCCGGTTATGATATACTGGATGAATATGGGTATTGCTGGTGCAGCATGGGCCACTCTTATATCCATAGCAATGGTAAATTTGATTCTTCTATACTGGTTTTTTGTCAAAAAAGACACTTATGTGTCGGTCAAATGGAAGGCTTTCAATTACAAATGGTCAATTCTTAAGGATATACTTGGCGTTGGCATCCCTGCAAGCCTTGAGTTTATGCTGATGGCGATTGTTCTCCTTTTAGTGAATTTCATTCTAGTCGACGTGTCAGGAACGGATGCAGTTGCAGTATATACAGGAGGGTGGCGTGTTGTTATGTTTGCAGTAATTCCTGTAATTTCAATAGGAATGGCCGTTGTGTCCGTTGTAGGCGCCAATTACGGGGCAGGCAATTATGAAAACATAAAGCTTGCTCTCAATTATTCCCTGAAAATAGGAGTTATCATCGGTATATGCACATCAGCTTTTACATGGTATTTTGCACCGCAGATAACTGCTGTTTTTACCTATTCATCCGAAAGTGCGTATCTTGTCCCTTCATTTATTGCGTTTTTGCAGACCATGTTCATATTCTATCCGTTCGTAGCTCCAGGTATAATGTCTTCATCGGTCTTTCAGGGAACAGGTCACGGTGTAACATCGTTTGTTATAAATCTGTTCAGAAATCTGGTGTTTATAGCTCTGTTTGCTTATATTCTCGGAGAGGTTGTGGGGCTTGGTGAGCATGGGGTATGGTACGGAATTGTCCTGGGTGACATCTGCGGAGGAATACTTGCCTACACCTGGGCGTCTTTGTACCTGAGAGTTCTCCTGAAGCATGAAAAAGAGACCCGGGCGGTAAGTACCTGA
- the rnhC gene encoding ribonuclease HIII, whose amino-acid sequence MYTNKKGGIKYDFSLVKDEKNLKHLKEILPYADSIKNNCGITPVNEQNPERRDFRVNTGREKQINPEKIPFPLIGTDESGKGDYFGPLVAAGMYTDKKIAVVLRQAKVRDSKLMTDEEIKKTAEIIRDNFPGCYSIIEISPMKYNKLYSEFRKENKNLNHLLAWAHAKAIEEILSKKECQTAISDKFGDEKYILSKLQEKGRKISLIQVTKAERNIAVAAASVLARDRFLGKLDELSESAGFRLPKGASKKVITAGRKIVDKEGKEALKRYAKIHFKTTGDITGIKP is encoded by the coding sequence GTGTACACGAACAAAAAAGGCGGGATAAAATATGATTTTTCGCTTGTCAAAGACGAAAAAAATCTCAAACACTTAAAAGAGATTCTGCCTTACGCAGACAGCATAAAAAATAACTGCGGCATTACTCCCGTGAATGAACAAAACCCGGAAAGAAGGGATTTTCGGGTTAACACAGGAAGAGAGAAACAGATAAACCCTGAAAAAATCCCGTTTCCCCTGATAGGGACAGACGAATCAGGAAAAGGGGACTATTTCGGGCCGCTTGTTGCAGCTGGAATGTATACCGACAAAAAGATTGCCGTGGTCTTAAGGCAGGCCAAAGTCCGTGACAGCAAACTTATGACCGACGAAGAGATCAAAAAAACAGCTGAAATTATAAGGGATAATTTTCCGGGTTGCTATTCAATAATTGAAATATCGCCCATGAAATACAACAAACTTTACAGTGAGTTCAGAAAGGAGAACAAAAACTTAAACCACCTCCTCGCATGGGCACATGCAAAGGCAATAGAAGAGATTTTATCAAAAAAAGAATGCCAGACGGCGATATCTGACAAATTCGGCGATGAAAAATATATTCTTTCGAAACTACAGGAAAAAGGGAGAAAAATCAGTCTCATACAGGTGACAAAAGCCGAGAGAAACATAGCCGTTGCCGCTGCATCCGTTCTTGCAAGGGACAGGTTTCTGGGAAAACTCGATGAACTCTCGGAATCAGCCGGCTTCAGGCTTCCCAAAGGGGCGTCAAAAAAAGTCATCACTGCCGGAAGAAAAATCGTGGATAAAGAAGGAAAAGAAGCCCTGAAAAGATACGCAAAGATCCATTTTAAGACAACCGGGGATATAACCGGCATAAAACCATGA
- a CDS encoding putative phosphothreonine lyase domain-containg protein, translated as MEEDDSPERIGDVAYGIFEIILNRELKRRGRYLFERVKDREDFLEDFKSIFLEFSREYKMLADALLEDFSGPGDIYSNIQNGEGVIPSKTTRMYWIVQDAPDFSQSPEDDEKGGKWLIFADKTNSDEIWEKIRDATIEKRLGISAKVSTAKQDKKEGDEKTVIYVNTRDWEDKEDVMRIRENLREMGIEQRIGYKRNLETFHGEYSDGGKKVTYYSA; from the coding sequence ATGGAGGAAGATGACTCTCCGGAAAGGATAGGTGACGTAGCTTACGGGATCTTTGAGATAATTCTCAACAGGGAACTTAAAAGACGCGGCAGATATCTCTTTGAACGGGTAAAAGACAGAGAAGATTTCCTTGAAGACTTCAAAAGCATCTTCCTTGAATTTTCCAGGGAGTACAAAATGCTTGCAGATGCCCTTTTGGAGGACTTCAGCGGGCCCGGTGATATTTACAGCAATATACAGAACGGCGAAGGTGTAATCCCTTCAAAAACTACCAGAATGTACTGGATAGTTCAGGACGCTCCCGATTTCAGCCAGAGTCCCGAAGACGACGAAAAAGGTGGGAAATGGCTGATTTTTGCCGATAAAACTAATTCTGACGAGATTTGGGAAAAAATAAGGGATGCGACCATCGAAAAGAGACTCGGCATATCAGCCAAAGTCTCCACAGCAAAGCAGGACAAAAAGGAAGGTGACGAAAAAACGGTCATATACGTAAATACACGCGACTGGGAGGACAAAGAAGACGTCATGAGAATAAGAGAAAACCTAAGGGAAATGGGAATTGAACAGCGCATAGGATACAAAAGAAATCTCGAGACTTTCCACGGGGAATACTCGGACGGTGGAAAGAAAGTAACCTATTATAGTGCATAA
- a CDS encoding flavin reductase family protein → MQLKPYMRENVLCMPVVLISTVSKDGILNAAPWGNVTPILRPLDEIMIASWIKRDTLDNIRDTGEFVVNVVPSSMIEEVMVCSKNFPPETDEFCEAKLKPKKSHCVSPPGIEGCISWIECSLKEEIKRDKYSIVIGKIEHLEADDAYFDESGNMDYEKAKPLCMMCGDDEISYVRPVCAGRTAKYSEMFTGR, encoded by the coding sequence ATGCAGCTTAAGCCCTACATGAGAGAGAATGTGCTCTGCATGCCTGTTGTCCTTATCTCGACTGTATCAAAGGACGGAATTCTTAATGCAGCGCCCTGGGGGAATGTCACACCGATTTTAAGGCCTCTTGACGAGATTATGATTGCGTCATGGATTAAACGCGACACTCTTGACAATATCCGTGATACGGGTGAATTCGTCGTGAATGTCGTCCCTTCGTCTATGATAGAGGAGGTTATGGTGTGCTCAAAGAACTTCCCGCCGGAAACGGACGAGTTCTGCGAAGCGAAATTAAAGCCGAAAAAATCACACTGCGTTTCTCCTCCCGGAATAGAGGGCTGTATTTCATGGATCGAGTGCAGCCTTAAGGAGGAGATCAAAAGGGATAAGTATTCGATTGTAATCGGAAAAATCGAGCACCTTGAAGCTGACGACGCGTATTTTGACGAATCCGGAAATATGGATTACGAAAAGGCGAAGCCTTTGTGTATGATGTGCGGGGATGACGAAATCTCGTATGTGCGTCCTGTATGCGCCGGGCGGACTGCGAAGTATTCGGAGATGTTTACAGGCAGGTGA
- a CDS encoding sulfide-dependent adenosine diphosphate thiazole synthase, translating into MTLDEVTISRAILSEQSRIMLEYLDSDCTIVGGGPSGITCAALLAEEGIKVGLVEKKLSIGGGMWGGGMMFPRIVVQKEALRLLDHFNIGYREFEEGYYVASSIEAVAKILSAACDAGVQIFNLTTVEDVVVKDAGAVEGLVINWAPVEMTKLHVDPLMMHSKVTVDATGHDSVIAHMVKNKGGKLEIKGEGFMWAEKAESNILMHTKEVFPGLIVTGMAANAVGGENRMGPVFGGMLLSGEKAAGLAKKKIKA; encoded by the coding sequence ATGACACTTGACGAAGTGACTATAAGCAGAGCGATTCTGTCAGAGCAGAGCAGAATAATGCTGGAATACCTCGATTCCGACTGCACAATAGTAGGCGGCGGCCCGTCGGGCATAACCTGCGCGGCGCTCCTTGCAGAGGAAGGCATAAAGGTAGGGCTTGTAGAGAAAAAGCTTTCAATCGGAGGCGGAATGTGGGGCGGCGGCATGATGTTTCCAAGAATAGTCGTCCAGAAAGAGGCACTGCGCCTTTTGGATCACTTCAATATAGGTTACAGGGAGTTTGAAGAGGGCTATTATGTCGCATCCTCGATAGAGGCCGTAGCAAAGATACTTTCAGCGGCCTGCGATGCAGGCGTACAGATATTCAACCTCACGACGGTCGAGGACGTTGTCGTAAAAGATGCGGGAGCAGTAGAGGGTCTCGTCATAAACTGGGCTCCCGTTGAAATGACAAAACTCCACGTAGATCCCCTGATGATGCACTCGAAGGTGACAGTCGATGCAACCGGTCACGACTCTGTTATAGCGCACATGGTCAAAAACAAAGGCGGAAAACTCGAGATAAAGGGAGAAGGGTTTATGTGGGCCGAAAAAGCCGAATCTAACATCCTTATGCACACAAAAGAGGTGTTCCCCGGCCTTATTGTCACAGGAATGGCTGCAAACGCTGTCGGCGGCGAGAACAGGATGGGGCCCGTATTCGGCGGAATGCTTCTTTCCGGCGAAAAGGCGGCGGGACTTGCAAAGAAAAAGATTAAAGCCTGA
- the htpX gene encoding zinc metalloprotease HtpX, with protein MIGKWKRDWGLTGRVFLTWVLILAVYLFFIGVLNYFFPGYFIFLIALAFLFAFSQYFFSDKLVLASTRSRIVAEDEEPQLHAIIEKLCNEAGLPKPKIAVMPSPVPNAFATGRSPSHAVVAVTDSIMNTLNREELEAVLAHELSHVKNRDILTMTVASFIAMIASMVMQNALIMNLFDGRNNNGAWIVIWIVSIFVWIVSTLLMLMLSRYREFAADRGSAMITGNPQALISALKKISGKMEYVPAKKKQEIEGANAFYIIPAISGKSLTELLATHPSLERRVAALEKIESELRGY; from the coding sequence ATGATAGGTAAGTGGAAGAGAGACTGGGGACTGACAGGACGTGTCTTTCTCACATGGGTCTTGATCCTTGCAGTATACCTGTTCTTTATAGGCGTTTTAAATTATTTTTTTCCGGGATATTTTATATTCCTGATAGCGCTGGCTTTTCTTTTTGCCTTTTCGCAGTATTTCTTCTCGGACAAGCTTGTCCTGGCAAGCACCCGCTCAAGAATTGTTGCAGAGGACGAGGAGCCGCAGCTTCATGCCATAATAGAGAAGCTCTGCAATGAGGCAGGACTCCCCAAACCGAAAATAGCTGTTATGCCGTCCCCTGTCCCTAATGCGTTTGCGACAGGAAGAAGCCCGAGCCATGCTGTTGTCGCGGTTACGGACTCGATTATGAATACCCTTAACAGGGAGGAGCTTGAGGCGGTTCTTGCACACGAGCTTTCGCACGTCAAGAACCGTGATATCCTCACGATGACGGTTGCAAGCTTTATTGCGATGATTGCATCCATGGTGATGCAGAATGCACTTATCATGAACCTTTTTGACGGAAGGAACAACAACGGTGCATGGATTGTCATCTGGATTGTCTCGATATTCGTGTGGATTGTCTCGACTCTTCTTATGCTTATGCTCTCGCGTTACCGTGAGTTTGCGGCAGACAGGGGAAGTGCGATGATTACGGGTAACCCGCAGGCTCTGATATCGGCTTTGAAAAAGATAAGCGGAAAAATGGAATACGTTCCGGCAAAAAAGAAGCAGGAGATAGAGGGTGCAAATGCATTCTACATTATCCCGGCTATTTCCGGAAAGAGCTTAACCGAGCTTCTTGCAACCCACCCTTCACTTGAAAGGCGTGTTGCAGCACTCGAAAAAATCGAGTCCGAGCTTCGCGGCTACTAA
- a CDS encoding 50S ribosomal protein L40e, producing MARFPEAEARLLDVKVCMKCNARNPKRATTCRKCGSDNLRPKNKERKA from the coding sequence ATGGCAAGATTCCCAGAGGCAGAAGCAAGGCTGCTTGATGTAAAAGTCTGCATGAAGTGCAACGCAAGAAACCCGAAACGTGCAACAACCTGCCGCAAGTGCGGTTCGGACAATCTCCGCCCGAAAAACAAGGAAAGAAAAGCATAA
- the rdgB gene encoding RdgB/HAM1 family non-canonical purine NTP pyrophosphatase, translating to MDITVVTGNPNKVLEVASFFEGVADVVHVKMDLEEIKSSDVGVVAEKKAETAYEIMKKPLIVDDTGFYIQKLNGFPGAHAAYVLDTIGVEGILKLMDGITDRSSYFETAIAYADNEGVFVFKGRVDGNVALKPRGSEGFGYDPVFETGGKTFAEISVSEKSKTSHRGRALSAFRDWYLKNRA from the coding sequence ATGGATATTACAGTTGTAACGGGAAATCCCAACAAGGTACTTGAGGTCGCATCTTTTTTTGAGGGTGTCGCGGACGTTGTTCACGTAAAGATGGACCTGGAGGAGATCAAAAGCAGCGATGTCGGTGTTGTCGCGGAAAAAAAGGCAGAAACTGCATATGAAATCATGAAAAAGCCTCTTATTGTCGATGATACCGGCTTTTATATCCAGAAACTCAACGGTTTTCCGGGGGCCCATGCGGCATATGTCCTTGATACAATAGGTGTTGAAGGTATACTGAAGCTTATGGACGGAATAACCGACCGTAGTTCATATTTTGAGACCGCGATAGCGTATGCCGACAATGAAGGTGTGTTTGTCTTTAAAGGCAGGGTGGACGGAAATGTCGCCTTAAAGCCGAGGGGAAGCGAAGGCTTCGGTTATGACCCCGTCTTTGAGACCGGAGGGAAGACTTTTGCGGAGATTTCGGTATCCGAAAAATCAAAGACCTCGCACCGCGGTCGTGCACTTTCGGCGTTCAGGGACTGGTACTTAAAAAACCGGGCCTGA